From a region of the Thermoplasmata archaeon genome:
- a CDS encoding RNA polymerase, with amino-acid sequence MKKRYVSIPEVKEILQEINKTNELNNLQKNTLKYAEDFSKVPLKKVKKLREELLKLDFIDEKFATKLIDIIPKNYEEIRAIFQKDNIVVPLDDIKKILEIFEKI; translated from the coding sequence ATGAAAAAAAGGTATGTATCTATTCCGGAAGTAAAAGAGATTCTGCAAGAAATAAATAAAACTAATGAACTAAATAATTTACAGAAGAATACTTTAAAGTATGCAGAAGACTTTTCTAAAGTTCCGTTAAAAAAAGTTAAAAAACTCAGAGAAGAGCTTTTAAAACTAGATTTTATTGACGAAAAATTTGCAACTAAACTAATCGATATTATACCAAAAAACTATGAGGAAATCAGAGCGATCTTCCAAAAAGATAATATTGTTGTCCCATTAGATGACATCAAAAAAATTTTAGAGATCTTCGAAAAAATATAA
- a CDS encoding 50S ribosomal protein L21e has product MSKMSHGPRSKSRQKLRKNRKDGTMVPLTRYFQSFEVDDRVAINIDSSLHKGMPFHRFHGKIGKVIGTQGNAYLVEVSDGNKKKVIIANSEHLRRHEVPK; this is encoded by the coding sequence ATGAGTAAAATGTCACATGGACCAAGATCAAAATCGAGACAGAAGCTTAGAAAGAACAGAAAAGATGGAACTATGGTACCTCTAACAAGATACTTTCAGAGCTTTGAGGTAGATGACAGAGTCGCAATTAATATAGACTCTAGCTTACATAAAGGCATGCCGTTTCATAGATTTCACGGAAAAATAGGGAAAGTTATAGGCACACAAGGTAATGCATACTTAGTAGAGGTATCTGATGGCAATAAGAAGAAAGTTATTATTGCAAATTCTGAGCATCTAAGGAGACATGAGGTGCCTAAATGA
- a CDS encoding tRNA pseudouridine(54/55) synthase Pus10, translating to MVEVDKELLNLCDNCLGRVYGKLSHGLSNAERGKAIRIYYALSKNVDYKETIPEKCALCSGIFNNIEKYVSLALKYLKEFDFDTFLVGSKVDSDIIAKEKIIQEKYGNNGEEITNELNREIGKNLSRILNKEVDLLNPNIVVLVDTMYDSIKIFSNPVFIRGKYKKYQRGIFQTHQNFENSFTVEDYIGSISKDFFGAEDYVLHGMGREDADVLMLGTGRPFILELKSPKRRHIDIQELENQINQHAGGKIEVEELKLSSRKEVRDIKGTKSRKTYRVNVRIEKNLPYNILENYIKELEGKVIYQRTPLRVLHRRSDLVRERTVHKVVLEKYTGNTLTIILETDAGLYIKELIHGDNGRTIPSFAEIINQKVEIVSLDVIAIHDLEDLNNE from the coding sequence ATGGTAGAAGTTGATAAAGAACTTTTAAACTTGTGCGATAATTGTCTTGGCAGAGTATATGGAAAGCTATCGCATGGTCTTTCTAATGCAGAAAGGGGTAAGGCTATCAGGATATATTATGCGCTATCCAAAAATGTAGATTATAAAGAAACTATTCCAGAAAAATGCGCATTGTGTTCAGGCATATTTAATAATATAGAAAAATATGTGAGTTTAGCTTTAAAATATCTTAAAGAGTTTGATTTTGATACATTCTTAGTAGGCAGTAAAGTAGATTCAGATATAATTGCAAAAGAGAAAATAATACAGGAAAAATATGGAAACAATGGGGAAGAAATAACCAATGAATTAAACAGAGAGATAGGAAAGAATCTTTCAAGAATTTTGAATAAAGAGGTGGATTTGCTTAATCCGAACATTGTAGTTCTGGTGGACACTATGTATGATTCAATCAAGATATTTTCAAATCCAGTATTTATTAGAGGAAAGTATAAAAAATATCAGAGAGGCATCTTTCAGACACACCAAAATTTTGAAAATTCATTTACTGTAGAAGATTATATTGGTAGCATATCAAAGGATTTTTTTGGAGCTGAAGATTATGTTTTGCATGGAATGGGAAGGGAAGATGCAGATGTATTAATGCTTGGCACTGGCAGACCATTTATATTAGAGCTAAAATCACCGAAGAGGAGGCATATTGATATTCAAGAGTTAGAGAATCAAATAAATCAGCATGCAGGGGGGAAAATAGAAGTAGAAGAGCTAAAGTTATCTAGTAGGAAGGAGGTTCGTGATATCAAAGGCACAAAATCAAGAAAAACGTATAGGGTAAATGTTAGAATTGAAAAGAATTTACCATATAATATATTAGAAAATTATATTAAAGAATTAGAAGGAAAAGTTATATATCAGAGAACTCCATTGAGGGTGTTGCATCGTAGGTCAGATTTAGTTAGAGAGAGGACTGTGCATAAAGTAGTACTGGAAAAATACACAGGCAATACTCTAACAATTATACTGGAAACTGATGCAGGACTATATATCAAAGAACTGATTCATGGAGATAATGGCAGAACCATACCAAGTTTCGCAGAGATTATAAACCAAAAAGTAGAAATAGTAAGTTTAGATGTAATAGCTATACATGATTTGGAGGATTTGAACAATGAGTAA
- a CDS encoding tetratricopeptide repeat protein, whose protein sequence is MVAKLKDLEILESSYKNAVNSRGEIVLLYVDYGMDVDDLFNALQKDKQNDNTIFLKTECVGYKNVEPYYCFLEILDSIKNKDLYLNVDLKIEELNPENYDPIVDPIIYERFIEIFSTILYSYNIVLYIKNIQLGDINSLNLFSYLADFSINKNILVVASYYISEESNPHFNNVLSLLELKANVKKLKIEQFTLGELFLFLKEGRYNIPEYIIEIIYNITKGNKLKVLEILSTFETNKYIDEDKNWIAYDIEINEDFFKTPDPIMINTYYNLDEKHLLILNNAAIIGENFKLQLLKSISNVDENLLNIILKDLVDMNIINFKDKKYFFVSSSFRFYVYSKISNIRKKVVHKKIAEILELEQEDPAIIAYHFFNAGIKEKAYRNYLDAGFNKMKSYDFKTAYEYFKKAEQINGDINADVKFALAEVYKNMDRYEESINYYNSSLEELSENNKIVAYASLGTVYTRLGNTEIALKYFKQVLENSNDPKLLVIAHRGIANIYFIKKDLKNAQEHISIALEILKGLDDHYEIAETYKDLGKIYAEKNESVDQIERVYLKALEEYFKINYYSGIAKTYNNIADIYLEKKSLSESKKYFEIAMKYANLGGNYAIILAVNYNLSKIYLYEGDIRKYLSSINISKKLMDIEAMGEFSFLINYSLGNFSLLKGNFNESKKYFLSSRDLALKLDIFYRWVLANERLFYIEMIVGKNPQIDILIQNWQNMRKFETSSVKLAELESKIAYYILYDLNEDIPNLFDMYINSFKSREYSMSLLNAYLLYGEFLLYNYNIHDFIELYDKIYQLSKEKDYRDLNLQILNIVYYYITEDPRFSGELEKIEYNLKENSLIFLLSKLYFYLGVYQVKSSNDDFYLKKSELLFLSIGAYGFVNSIKKIKK, encoded by the coding sequence ATGGTTGCAAAATTAAAAGATTTGGAAATCTTAGAGAGCTCATATAAAAATGCTGTGAATAGTAGAGGGGAAATTGTTTTATTATACGTGGATTATGGAATGGATGTTGATGATCTTTTTAATGCTTTACAAAAAGATAAACAAAATGACAATACCATTTTTTTGAAGACTGAATGTGTTGGTTATAAAAATGTAGAACCATATTATTGCTTTTTAGAGATATTAGATTCTATTAAAAATAAAGATTTGTATTTAAATGTAGATCTTAAAATTGAAGAACTAAATCCTGAAAATTATGACCCGATAGTTGATCCAATCATATATGAAAGGTTTATAGAAATATTTAGTACAATTTTGTATTCTTATAATATTGTATTATATATAAAAAACATTCAATTGGGAGATATAAATTCATTAAATTTGTTTAGTTATCTAGCAGACTTTTCCATAAATAAAAATATTTTAGTGGTAGCATCTTACTATATTAGTGAAGAATCAAATCCGCACTTTAATAATGTCTTATCGCTTTTAGAGTTGAAAGCAAATGTAAAAAAACTAAAAATTGAACAATTTACTTTAGGAGAACTTTTTTTATTTTTGAAAGAGGGAAGGTATAATATACCAGAATATATAATCGAGATAATATATAACATCACAAAGGGTAACAAGTTAAAGGTTTTAGAAATATTAAGTACCTTTGAAACAAACAAATATATAGATGAAGATAAAAACTGGATCGCATACGATATAGAGATTAATGAAGATTTTTTTAAAACTCCAGATCCAATAATGATAAATACATATTATAATCTAGATGAAAAGCATCTATTAATATTGAACAACGCGGCAATTATTGGTGAAAATTTCAAATTACAACTACTAAAAAGCATATCTAATGTTGATGAAAATCTTTTAAATATTATTTTAAAAGATCTAGTAGATATGAATATTATTAATTTTAAAGATAAAAAATATTTTTTTGTTTCTTCATCTTTTCGATTTTATGTGTATAGTAAAATTTCTAATATCAGAAAAAAAGTAGTGCACAAAAAAATTGCTGAAATTTTAGAGCTAGAGCAAGAAGATCCAGCCATAATCGCGTACCATTTTTTTAATGCAGGTATTAAAGAAAAAGCATACCGAAATTACTTAGATGCAGGGTTCAATAAGATGAAAAGCTATGATTTCAAAACTGCATATGAGTACTTTAAAAAGGCAGAGCAGATAAATGGAGATATTAATGCGGATGTCAAGTTTGCTCTTGCAGAAGTCTATAAAAACATGGACCGATATGAAGAAAGCATTAATTACTATAATTCTTCATTAGAAGAACTTAGTGAAAATAATAAAATAGTAGCTTATGCAAGTTTAGGTACAGTTTATACGAGATTAGGTAACACAGAAATTGCATTAAAATATTTCAAACAGGTTTTAGAGAACAGTAATGATCCAAAATTATTAGTAATTGCACACCGTGGAATCGCAAATATATATTTTATTAAAAAAGATTTAAAAAATGCGCAGGAACATATATCTATAGCTTTAGAGATTTTAAAAGGTCTTGATGATCATTATGAAATAGCAGAAACTTATAAAGATCTTGGAAAAATATATGCAGAAAAAAATGAATCTGTGGATCAAATAGAGCGCGTTTATCTAAAAGCATTAGAAGAATATTTTAAAATAAATTATTACAGTGGTATAGCCAAAACTTACAACAACATTGCTGATATATATTTAGAGAAAAAGAGCTTATCGGAGTCTAAAAAATATTTTGAGATAGCTATGAAGTATGCCAATTTAGGAGGAAACTATGCTATAATATTGGCAGTAAACTATAATTTATCAAAAATATATTTATATGAGGGAGATATACGCAAATATCTTTCTAGTATCAATATTTCAAAAAAACTTATGGATATTGAAGCAATGGGCGAATTTTCTTTTTTGATCAATTATTCACTTGGTAATTTTTCATTGCTAAAAGGTAATTTTAATGAGAGTAAAAAATATTTTTTAAGTAGTAGAGATTTAGCATTGAAACTGGATATATTTTATAGATGGGTTTTAGCAAACGAAAGATTATTTTATATTGAGATGATCGTGGGCAAAAATCCACAAATAGACATATTAATTCAAAACTGGCAAAATATGAGAAAATTTGAGACAAGTAGTGTTAAGTTAGCTGAGCTTGAATCAAAAATTGCATATTATATACTTTATGACCTAAATGAAGATATCCCCAATCTATTTGATATGTATATAAATAGCTTTAAATCCAGAGAGTATTCAATGTCTCTTTTAAATGCATATCTTTTGTATGGGGAATTCTTGCTTTACAATTATAATATCCATGATTTCATTGAATTGTACGATAAAATTTATCAACTCTCGAAAGAAAAAGATTATAGGGACTTAAATCTACAGATTCTAAATATAGTATACTACTACATAACTGAAGATCCAAGGTTTTCAGGAGAATTAGAAAAAATAGAATATAATTTAAAAGAGAATTCTTTGATCTTTTTGCTCTCGAAATTATATTTTTATTTAGGCGTTTATCAGGTTAAAAGCTCAAATGATGATTTCTATCTAAAAAAATCAGAATTATTGTTTTTGAGTATTGGTGCTTACGGTTTTGTAAATTCAATCAAGAAAATTAAAAAATAG
- a CDS encoding ABC transporter ATP-binding protein, translated as MAFIEVKNLTKIFKTGEKETVAFENISFSMVEREFISIVGPSGCGKSTILRILIGLDKQTSGEILYKDLPLTINKPKFSIVFQTPSLFPWLTVQENIEVVLEAMEIKKEERAEIVEKYIKVIGLDGFENAYPKELSGGMRQRVGIARALAVNPELLLLDEPFSALDSFTAEGLREEILMLWSDPSLPPDDIILVTHNIDEAVQLSDRVIILSPRPGHIIGEIKIDLPRPRNNRSADFYNYVDKVITLLSK; from the coding sequence ATGGCGTTCATAGAAGTAAAGAATCTTACTAAAATATTCAAAACTGGCGAGAAAGAAACAGTAGCATTTGAAAATATATCTTTTTCTATGGTTGAAAGAGAGTTTATCTCTATTGTAGGTCCATCAGGATGTGGCAAATCTACAATATTGAGAATATTAATAGGACTAGATAAACAAACTTCCGGCGAGATTCTTTATAAAGATTTACCTTTAACGATAAATAAACCAAAATTTTCGATTGTTTTTCAAACACCTTCACTATTTCCCTGGCTTACAGTGCAAGAGAATATTGAGGTAGTATTAGAAGCAATGGAGATCAAAAAAGAAGAGAGAGCTGAAATTGTTGAAAAATATATTAAAGTAATTGGTTTGGATGGTTTTGAAAATGCATATCCTAAAGAGTTGTCCGGAGGAATGAGACAGAGAGTTGGAATTGCCAGAGCTCTGGCTGTAAATCCAGAATTATTATTATTGGATGAACCTTTTTCAGCATTAGACTCTTTTACAGCAGAAGGGTTAAGAGAGGAAATATTGATGTTATGGTCAGATCCAAGTTTGCCACCGGATGATATTATTCTCGTTACTCACAATATAGATGAAGCAGTGCAGTTGAGCGATAGAGTGATAATATTGAGCCCTAGGCCAGGGCATATCATAGGAGAAATAAAAATAGATTTGCCAAGGCCAAGAAATAACAGATCAGCTGATTTTTACAATTATGTTGATAAAGTTATAACATTGTTATCAAAATAG
- a CDS encoding ABC transporter substrate-binding protein encodes MNKKALYAVIAVVVVIVLVVAVLEVIPTSSSASMTVSTSTTTATVGQSITFAAFISGGTPSSVVFNFGDGNTGTATHLSGNEYTVTHSYSSAGKYLVTATATVNGKTADNMKSINEISVTPASVSPTVASEITVPSIITSTQIFAPGSTVSLTASTLQPPTATNWTIGYYIWNFGDGSTSTNYTVFNTSSGNFMAGTVNHLYSTAGIYTVTLGVITFNATNYVPKTYTSYGINYTYYPVSELSSILSRGQYQNTTYMSTIVVNSTAQLLKTSAPHTNPSEITVTEVVPGGAYSFDPAIDYETVGFEEIMNVYETLIQYNGSSTSQSQMFPEVATQVPTVANGGISANYLSYTFHIRSGLKFANGDPLTAWDAYTSFVRTLLFVQGSPGTAGWILAQDLLPAGGFAPGLYTNGTALYDNITSAITVNNVTQTVTFHLLKADPAFLDYIADPIGGGIIDYSWAVAHGAGITFTPAGFLAYTSYSMESNYNNYLRYNTMGSGPYMIKSYQIGQSVTLAPNPYYTPIPGVPGYNHTANDTIYIQWEKDPSTALLIAESGQTDIIEGLPTYDYPIMAQLQSQGKITITPFPTLSIFWFEYNFNVNTTMLPTLGSGYTIPQYYFTNLDVRRAWSYAFNYTNYIENLVGNAKYGADFAFHYTGVIPEGMPGYMTPEQLTQAGAVVPVYNLTIAKQYMIESGLYNTSINIPIIVYAGDPVDFAAVQDWITTMESIDPNIHATALYMEFSQIIGYMVAGQNPMPIYILGWAPDYPFPSDYMIPMYQENGTYGAANAWNPQILAAAGHPNQAKEDALMNQYIADAQATGNATLALKYYDQAEVLGVNLTFYTYTEQENAFWFYSSNLHGVQYEQNAIYGGGGDTMYIYLWKS; translated from the coding sequence ATGAATAAAAAAGCTTTATATGCAGTGATTGCCGTTGTAGTGGTAATCGTATTAGTTGTTGCTGTTCTGGAAGTTATTCCTACTAGTTCTTCAGCTTCCATGACAGTTTCTACCAGTACTACAACTGCTACTGTCGGACAAAGTATTACTTTTGCAGCATTTATCTCTGGAGGAACTCCATCTAGCGTGGTGTTCAACTTTGGAGATGGAAACACAGGCACTGCCACACACTTGTCGGGTAACGAGTATACAGTAACACATTCATACAGTTCTGCAGGTAAGTATCTTGTTACTGCGACAGCAACTGTGAACGGCAAAACAGCGGATAACATGAAAAGCATTAATGAAATATCAGTTACTCCAGCATCAGTAAGTCCTACTGTTGCATCTGAGATCACAGTGCCATCAATAATTACGTCAACACAGATTTTTGCACCTGGCAGTACAGTATCATTGACCGCATCAACATTGCAGCCTCCAACAGCCACGAACTGGACTATTGGATATTACATATGGAACTTTGGTGATGGTTCTACAAGTACAAACTATACTGTATTCAATACCTCATCTGGTAACTTCATGGCTGGAACTGTAAATCATCTATACAGCACTGCAGGAATATATACTGTTACTCTGGGGGTCATCACGTTCAATGCCACAAACTATGTGCCCAAAACATATACATCATATGGAATAAACTACACCTATTATCCAGTATCAGAATTATCATCAATACTGTCCAGAGGACAGTACCAGAACACTACCTATATGAGCACGATAGTAGTGAATTCGACCGCTCAGCTCTTGAAAACCAGTGCACCACATACAAACCCAAGTGAGATTACAGTTACTGAGGTAGTGCCAGGTGGAGCATACTCTTTCGATCCGGCAATAGACTATGAAACGGTAGGATTTGAAGAAATAATGAATGTATATGAAACTTTGATTCAGTACAATGGTTCTTCAACAAGCCAGTCACAGATGTTCCCAGAAGTTGCCACACAGGTTCCAACTGTTGCTAACGGCGGAATTTCAGCAAATTACCTAAGCTATACGTTCCATATTAGAAGCGGCTTGAAATTTGCAAATGGAGATCCATTGACAGCGTGGGATGCGTATACAAGTTTCGTAAGGACCTTGCTATTTGTACAGGGTTCACCAGGTACTGCAGGTTGGATATTGGCACAGGATTTATTGCCGGCTGGAGGATTTGCACCGGGATTGTACACAAATGGTACCGCGCTTTATGATAATATTACCAGTGCTATTACAGTAAACAATGTGACTCAGACCGTTACTTTCCATCTTTTAAAAGCAGATCCTGCATTTTTGGACTACATAGCAGATCCAATTGGCGGTGGTATAATAGATTATAGCTGGGCAGTGGCACATGGAGCAGGTATAACATTTACTCCTGCAGGGTTCTTGGCATATACCAGCTACTCAATGGAATCAAACTATAACAATTATCTCAGGTACAATACAATGGGCTCTGGCCCTTATATGATCAAGAGTTACCAAATTGGACAGTCTGTAACATTGGCTCCAAATCCATATTATACTCCTATTCCTGGGGTCCCAGGCTACAATCACACTGCAAATGATACAATTTACATACAATGGGAAAAAGATCCATCAACCGCACTATTGATTGCAGAATCTGGCCAGACCGACATTATTGAAGGTTTGCCTACCTACGACTATCCGATCATGGCACAACTGCAATCACAAGGTAAAATAACCATTACACCATTCCCAACGTTGAGCATATTCTGGTTCGAATACAATTTCAATGTTAACACAACAATGTTACCAACCCTTGGATCTGGATATACAATACCTCAATATTACTTTACAAATCTTGATGTTAGAAGAGCATGGTCCTATGCGTTTAATTACACAAACTACATTGAAAATCTTGTAGGAAACGCTAAATACGGAGCAGATTTTGCCTTCCATTACACTGGTGTAATTCCTGAGGGCATGCCTGGATATATGACTCCGGAACAGTTAACTCAAGCTGGTGCAGTAGTGCCAGTTTACAATCTAACTATAGCAAAGCAGTATATGATAGAATCTGGACTGTACAATACCTCTATAAACATACCGATCATCGTATATGCAGGAGATCCTGTGGATTTTGCAGCAGTACAAGACTGGATAACAACGATGGAATCCATTGATCCAAACATACACGCAACAGCGCTCTACATGGAATTTTCTCAGATCATAGGATATATGGTAGCAGGACAGAATCCAATGCCGATATACATACTTGGTTGGGCTCCAGACTATCCATTCCCGTCAGATTACATGATTCCAATGTATCAGGAAAATGGTACTTACGGAGCAGCAAACGCTTGGAATCCGCAGATTTTAGCAGCAGCAGGACATCCTAACCAGGCAAAAGAAGACGCACTGATGAACCAGTACATAGCTGATGCACAGGCTACAGGTAATGCAACATTAGCACTTAAATACTATGATCAGGCAGAGGTATTAGGCGTGAACCTTACATTCTATACATACACTGAGCAAGAAAACGCATTCTGGTTCTATTCTTCAAATCTGCACGGAGTACAATACGAACAGAATGCTATATATGGCGGTGGCGGAGATACAATGTATATATATCTATGGAAGAGTTAA
- a CDS encoding ABC transporter permease codes for MKLSYYIIRRLLLLIPTVIGATLIVFLLTRAGGVNMVIAAYINPHLPYGPQKVAITKMLGLNQPLAIQYFYFLNGIIHGNLGYTHTGVYSGPVTTAMALYFPNTIQLAVVSFILSMLIGIPIGTIAAVRKDSWVDQLTRVIAFVGVSLPIFWLALLLMTYLGTSAGIRIFPISGTVSPQYLGTVSWINSMGISSPTGILMIDSLLHGSLIIFASAFEHVVLPALTLTFASLAGIMRYMRNSAVEVMNMDYVKFARAKGLPESQVIKKYARKNALIPVITISGLLLAGLLGGVVVVEELFNYPGIGYWTYQAMQSSDAGGIMGATLLFALTIIVANLAVDIIYAYLDPRIRLGD; via the coding sequence ATGAAATTGAGCTACTATATAATTAGGCGATTGCTCTTATTGATTCCTACAGTGATAGGCGCCACATTAATTGTATTTTTGTTAACACGTGCTGGTGGAGTGAATATGGTAATTGCTGCTTATATAAATCCGCATTTACCATACGGCCCGCAGAAAGTTGCAATTACTAAGATGCTAGGTTTAAATCAGCCCCTAGCTATACAATATTTTTATTTTTTGAATGGTATAATACATGGCAATTTGGGATATACACATACAGGAGTTTATAGCGGACCAGTTACTACTGCTATGGCATTGTATTTTCCAAATACAATACAGCTTGCAGTGGTAAGTTTTATCTTATCTATGCTTATAGGTATCCCTATTGGAACTATTGCAGCTGTTAGAAAAGATAGTTGGGTAGATCAATTAACAAGAGTTATTGCATTTGTTGGAGTATCTTTACCAATATTCTGGCTTGCATTATTATTAATGACATATCTAGGAACATCTGCAGGTATACGAATTTTTCCTATATCAGGTACAGTATCTCCACAATATTTAGGTACTGTTTCTTGGATTAATAGTATGGGTATTTCCTCACCGACCGGTATTTTGATGATAGACTCTCTATTACACGGCAGTTTAATAATATTTGCTAGCGCATTTGAGCATGTTGTTCTTCCAGCACTAACTTTAACTTTTGCGTCTCTGGCTGGAATAATGAGATATATGAGAAACAGTGCAGTAGAAGTAATGAATATGGACTATGTAAAATTCGCAAGGGCAAAAGGATTGCCTGAATCTCAAGTAATAAAAAAGTATGCTAGAAAGAATGCCTTAATACCAGTAATTACGATTTCTGGATTATTGTTAGCAGGCTTACTCGGAGGTGTAGTTGTGGTCGAAGAACTATTTAATTATCCAGGAATAGGATACTGGACATATCAAGCGATGCAATCTTCTGATGCTGGTGGGATAATGGGTGCAACTTTGTTGTTTGCGTTAACTATAATAGTTGCGAACTTGGCAGTAGATATCATTTACGCATATCTTGACCCTAGAATAAGGTTAGGTGATTAA
- a CDS encoding ABC transporter permease, with amino-acid sequence MAKKEGKQSFMSSLGPKMDNFKTTLRLLFKNPGSAVGLIIVLIYISIAIIDQVYPQLLGITTNVGIMIPNYSNPVPLPPSAAHPFGTTFPGIDLFQGILKAIRIDVAFSFLVVGAGASIGIILGLYAAFYGGIVDEILMRITDIFFSIPLLILIIAAGYFIPGGRTLIVLALILIIVWWPTYGRVVRGQVLSLKELSYVEAAKASGVGRTKIMFKHILPNTLAPVIVQLSFDLATVVLLLATLDFLGFIPSSEGYMAELGYLSAIGSSYFTAGDWWTLVFPGFAILIFALSMNLVGDGLRDAFDPRLRR; translated from the coding sequence ATGGCTAAAAAAGAAGGTAAACAATCCTTTATGAGTTCTCTCGGGCCAAAGATGGACAATTTTAAAACTACGCTCAGATTACTTTTTAAAAATCCAGGCTCTGCGGTGGGCCTGATAATAGTACTGATATATATTTCGATTGCAATTATCGATCAGGTATATCCTCAATTGTTAGGAATCACTACAAATGTAGGTATTATGATTCCAAATTACTCTAATCCTGTCCCACTTCCGCCTTCTGCAGCTCATCCTTTTGGTACGACTTTCCCTGGGATTGATCTATTTCAAGGGATACTGAAAGCTATTAGAATAGATGTTGCATTTTCTTTTCTTGTGGTTGGAGCAGGTGCTTCTATTGGAATAATACTGGGATTATATGCTGCATTTTATGGCGGAATAGTAGACGAAATATTAATGCGTATAACAGATATATTCTTTAGTATACCTCTTTTAATATTAATTATTGCAGCAGGTTATTTCATACCTGGTGGTAGAACTCTCATAGTTTTAGCACTGATATTAATAATAGTCTGGTGGCCGACGTACGGGAGAGTAGTAAGAGGACAAGTGCTTTCACTCAAAGAACTATCTTATGTAGAGGCTGCGAAAGCTAGTGGAGTAGGTCGCACAAAAATTATGTTTAAACACATATTGCCTAATACACTTGCGCCTGTGATTGTGCAATTGTCATTTGATCTAGCAACAGTCGTGCTTTTACTTGCAACATTGGATTTTCTAGGATTCATTCCTAGTTCAGAGGGATATATGGCAGAGCTAGGGTACCTTTCTGCTATTGGATCAAGTTACTTTACTGCAGGAGACTGGTGGACATTGGTGTTTCCTGGTTTTGCGATACTAATATTTGCATTATCTATGAATCTTGTTGGAGATGGTCTTAGGGATGCTTTTGATCCGAGATTGAGAAGGTGA